A genome region from Erigeron canadensis isolate Cc75 chromosome 3, C_canadensis_v1, whole genome shotgun sequence includes the following:
- the LOC122594649 gene encoding protein DOG1-like 3 has protein sequence MDFQKFYETWYEQLHDQIRQLTKAPRPPTTDDGDKQLIQLVNKVMLHFSEFYRVKSLAVNQDVLSIFSAKWSTTMERSLLWIAGWRPTTAFHLIYTESSILFESRLVDILQGLRTGDLGDLSPAQFTRVSDFQCETVQQENSITGQLSEWQQDEAIELIGGTCMDLEKKTERLAMIVKKADELRLQTLMAVVELLTPQQAVEFLIAAARLHFGIHRWGLNHDRERTKK, from the exons atggACTTCCAAAAGTTCTACGAAACATGGTATGAGCAACTCCATGACCAAATCCGGCAGCTCACAAAAGCCCCTCGTCCACCCACCACCGACGACGGCGACAAACAACTCATCCAACTCGTCAACAAAGTCATGCTCCATTTCTCTGAATTCTACAGGGTGAAGTCCCTTGCCGTAAATCAAGACGTGTTGTCTATATTTTCGGCAAAGTGGTCCACCACCATGGAACGATCCCTTCTTTGGATCGCGGGGTGGCGGCCCACCACCGCTTTTCACCTTATTTATACAGAGTCAAGTATCCTTTTCGAGTCAAGGCTCGTTGACATCTTACAAGGGTTGCGTACCGGCGACCTGGGTGACCTGTCGCCGGCACAGTTCACCCGTGTGAGTGACTTCCAGTGTGAAACTGTTCAACAAGAAAACTCCATCACCGGTCAACTTTCGGAATGGCAG caggATGAGGCGATAGAGCTAATAGGCGGGACATGTATGGATCTAGAGAAGAAGACAGAAAGGCTGGCAATGATTGTCAAGAAAGCGGACGAGCTACGACTTCAGACGTTGATGGCGGTGGTGGAGTTACTCACACCGCAACAGGCGGTCGAGTTTTTAATCGCGGCAGCTCGGTTGCATTTTGGGATACACCGCTGGGGGTTAAATCATGACCGTGAACGCACCAAAAAATGA
- the LOC122592545 gene encoding EP1-like glycoprotein 3 produces the protein MDKARVLKISQVTTLEMSSFTITLSLIISLSFLSLLFNISTAQVPASDTFTYVNEGSLSQFDRDTELPNVEYSASYRILEPITGIFRLCFYNTTPNAYTLALRMGLSRRTTRRWVWEANRGRPVRENATLSLGSNGNLVLAEADGQVVWQTNTANKGVVGFAILEDGNVVLRDSKGSFVWQSFDSPTDTLLVGQSLRVNEGPYKLVSRDSVTNNVDGVYSLVIEPKRFGLFYKEMLYWAAPFPFLRRTNVNLTEAKLNIADAEYEGNDFHVLDFTITNGRPIQTPSLNMGTLLCNVTQSYLRLGIDGNLRLFTYRPVLRYNAWFELYTLFDRDVSEADLVSGSGTVVEDECQLHYRCGKFGLCENSQCVGCPTPTGVVAWSKECDSKPPGCNPSGFKYYELKGVDHFTVKYTSGSGRTSQSSCENRCTKDCKCLGYFYNTDSQRCWVVNELGTLTRVGNSTHLAYIKTPI, from the coding sequence ATGGATAAAGCGCGCGTACTCAAAATCTCACAAGTCACAACATTAGAAATGTCTTCTTTTACAATAACACTCTCACTAATAATCTCCTTATCCTTTCTTTCGCTATTATTCAACATCTCCACAGCACAAGTTCCTGCCTCCGACACCTTTACCTATGTCAACGAAGGTTCTTTAAGCCAATTTGACCGAGATACCGAACTACCTAACGTTGAATACAGCGCAAGTTATCGTATACTTGAGCCAATCACCGGCATTTTCCGGCTATGTTTCTACAACACTACCCCCAATGCCTACACACTTGCTCTCCGCATGGGCCTCAGCCGCCGAACCACAAGGCGATGGGTCTGGGAAGCCAACCGAGGTCGCCCTGTTCGTGAAAATGCCACCTTATCCTTAGGTTCCAATGGAAACCTGGTCCTGGCCGAAGCTGACGGCCAGGTTGTATGGCAAACCAACACCGCCAACAAAGGCGTGGTTGGATTTGCCATACTAGAGGATGGTAACGTGGTCCTTCGTGACTCGAAAGGAAGCTTTGTATGGCAAAGCTTCGATTCCCCAACTGACACCTTGTTAGTTGGCCAATCTCTTCGAGTCAATGAAGGTCCGTATAAGCTCGTGAGCCGGGATTCGGTTACTAACAATGTTGATGGTGTGTATAGTCTCGTTATCGAACCTAAAAGAtttggtttgttttataaagaaatGCTTTATTGGGCGGCCCCGTTCCCCTTCTTAAGGAGAACAAATGTGAATTTGACAGAAGCCAAGTTAAATATCGCTGATGCCGAGTATGAAGGAAACGATTTTCACGTACTCGACTTTACTATCACGAACGGTCGACCCATTCAAACACCGTCTTTAAATATGGGGACCCTTCTATGCAATGTCACGCAATCGTATCTCCGACTCGGCATCGATGGGAACCTAAGACTCTTCACTTATCGGCCCGTTTTGCGTTATAATGCATGGTTCGAGTTGTACACTTTGTTTGATAGAGACGTGAGTGAAGCCGATTTGGTTAGCGGGTCTGGAACTGTTGTTGAAGACGAGTGCCAATTACATTATCGTTGTGGGAAGTTTGGCCTTTGTGAAAACAGTCAATGTGTTGGGTGCCCGACCCCAACTGGGGTGGTGGCGTGGAGCAAGGAGTGTGACTCAAAGCCACCTGGTTGTAATCCGAGTGGGTTTAAGTACTATGAGCTCAAAGGAGTTGACCATTTCACAGTTAAGTACACATCCGGAAGCGGCCGGACGTCTCAGAGTAGTTGCGAGAACAGATGCACAAAGGATTGCAAGTGCCTCGGGTATTTCTATAACACGGATAGCCAGAGGTGTTGGGTTGTTAACGAGTTGGGAACATTGACACGAGTCGGGAACTCGACTCACTTGGCCTACATCAAAACACCCATCTAG
- the LOC122594305 gene encoding EP1-like glycoprotein 3 codes for MNRRIQNLAPLSPMSSLTTLLSLIVISLSFLSLLFNISTAQVPASETFRYVNEGSLSQLDQDTELPLAEYTPTYRTLPPLDPNTGPDAGRFRLCFYNTTPNAYTLALRVGFTRRSTLRWVWEANRGRPVRENATLSLGTDGNLILAEADGQVVWQTNTANKGVVGFAIQADGNVVLRDSNGSFVWQSFDSPTDTLLVGQSLRVNGGPYKLVSRDSVTNNVDGVYSLVLEPKRLSLFYKDMLYWAAPFPFLRRTNVNLTEAKFKIADAEYEGNDFHQLDFTIINGRPIETPSLDMGTLLCNSTLSYLRLGIDGNLRVFTFRPLVRTRNAWFELYRLFDRDVTVPNLISGSGTVVEDECQLHYRCGKFGLCENSQCVGCPTPNGVVVWSKECDSKPPGCNPSGFKYYELKGVDHFTVKYTPGSGRTSKSSCENRCTKDCKCLGYFYNTDSQRCWVVNELNTLTRVGNSTHLAYIKTPI; via the coding sequence ATGAATAGGCGTATTCAAAATCTTGCACCACTATCACCAATGTCTTCTTTAACAACACTACTCTCACTGATAGTAATCTCCTTATCTTTTCTGTCGTTACTATTCAACATCTCAACCGCACAGGTTCCTGCCTCCGAAACTTTTAGATATGTAAACGAAGGATCTTTAAGTCAGCTTGACCAAGATACCGAACTACCTCTCGCCGAATACACCCCAACATATCGTACACTACCGCCACTTGATCCTAATACTGGGCCAGACGCTGGACGTTTCCGGCTCTGTTTCTACAATACCACCCCAAATGCCTACACGCTTGCTCTCCGCGTGGGGTTCACCCGTCGATCCACATTGCGCTGGGTTTGGGAAGCAAACCGAGGTCGCCCAGTTCGTGAAAATGCCACCTTATCTTTAGGTACCGATGGTAACCTGATCCTGGCTGAAGCTGACGGCCAGGTTGTATGGCAAACCAACACCGCCAACAAAGGGGTGGTTGGATTTGCCATACAAGCTGATGGTAACGTTGTGCTTCGTGATTCGAATGGAAGCTTTGTATGGCAAAGCTTCGATTCCCCAACTGACACCCTGTTAGTTGGCCAGTCTTTAAGAGTCAATGGAGGCCCGTACAAGCTCGTGAGTCGGGATTCGGTGACTAACAATGTTGATGGTGTTTATAGCCTCGTACTTGAACCTAAAAGgttgagtttgttttataaagacATGCTTTACTGGGCGGCCCCGTTCCCCTTTTTAAGGAGGACAAATGTGAATTTGACGGAAGCCAAGTTCAAAATTGCCGACGCCGAATATGAAGGAAACGATTTTCATCAACTCGACTTTACTATTATAAATGGTCGACCCATTGAAACACCGTCTTTGGATATGGGGACCCTTCTATGCAATAGCACGTTATCGTATCTCCGACTCGGTATCGATGGGAACCTAAGAGTCTTCACTTTTCGGCCACTTGTGCGTACAAGGAACGCATGGTTCGAGTTGTATAGATTGTTTGATAGAGATGTGACCGTACCGAATTTGATTAGCGGGTCTGGAACGGTTGTTGAAGACGAGTGCCAATTACATTATCGTTGTGGGAAGTTTGGCCTTTGTGAAAACAGTCAATGTGTTGGGTGCCCGACCCCAAACGGGGTGGTGGTGTGGAGCAAGGAGTGTGACTCAAAGCCACCTGGTTGTAATCCGAGTGGGTTTAAGTACTATGAGCTCAAAGGAGTTGACCATTTCACGGTTAAGTACACACCCGGAAGCGGCCGGACGTCTAAGAGTAGTTGCGAGAACAGATGCACAAAGGATTGCAAGTGCCTCGGGTATTTCTATAACACTGATAGCCAGAGGTGTTGGGTCGTTAACGAGTTGAATACATTGACCCGAGTTGGGAACTCAACTCATTTGGCCTACATTAAAACACCCATCTAG
- the LOC122592333 gene encoding EP1-like glycoprotein 3: MSSFTTTLSLIISLSFLSLLFNISTAQVPASDTFTYVNEGFLSQFDDDTGLPLVEYSASYRILEPITGIFRLCFYNTTPNAYTLALRMGLSRYTTRRWVWEANRGRPVRENATLSLGSNGNLVLAESDGQVVWQTNTANKGVVGFAILEDGNMVLRDSKGSFVWQSFDSPTDTLLVGQSLRVNGGPYKLVSRDSVTNNVDGVYSLVIEPKRFGLFYKNMLYWAAPFPFLRRTNVNLTEAKLRIAEAEYEGNDFHILDFTITNGRPIETPSLDMGTLLCNVTQSYLRLGIDGNLRLFTYRPVLRYNAWFELYTLFDRDVSEADSTSGSGTVVEDECQLHYRCGKFGLCENSQCVGCPTPNGVGAWSKECDSKTPGCNPSGFKYYELKGVDHFTVKYTSGSGRTPKSSCENRCTKDCKCLGYFYNTDSQRCWVVNELGTLTRVGNSTHLAYIKTPI, encoded by the coding sequence ATGTCTTCTTTTACAACAACACTCTCACTAATAATCTCCTTATCCTTTCTTTCGCTATTATTCAACATCTCCACAGCGCAAGTTCCTGCCTCCGACACCTTTACCTATGTCAACGAAGGTTTTTTAAGCCAATTTGACGATGATACCGGACTACCTCTCGTTGAATACAGCGCAAGTTATCGTATACTTGAGCCAATCACCGGCATTTTCCGGCTATGTTTCTACAACACTACCCCAAATGCCTACACACTTGCTCTCCGTATGGGCCTCAGCCGCTATACCACAAGGCGATGGGTCTGGGAAGCCAACCGAGGTCGCCCTGTTCGTGAAAATGCCACCTTATCCTTAGGTTCCAATGGGAACCTGGTCCTGGCGGAATCTGATGGCCAGGTTGTATGGCAAACCAACACCGCCAACAAAGGCGTGGTTGGATTTGCCATACTAGAGGATGGTAACATGGTGCTTCGTGACTCGAAAGGAAGCTTTGTATGGCAAAGCTTCGATTCGCCAACCGACACCCTGTTAGTTGGCCAATCTCTTCGAGTCAATGGAGGTCCGTATAAGCTCGTGAGCCGGGATTCGGTTACTAACAATGTTGATGGTGTTTATAGCCTCGTAATCGAACCTAAAAGATtcggtttgttttataaaaacatgcTTTATTGGGCAGCCCCGTTCCCCTTTTTAAGGAGAACAAATGTGAATTTGACGGAAGCAAAGTTACGAATTGCTGAAGCCGAATATGAAGGAAACGATTTTCACATACTCGACTTTACTATCACGAACGGTCGACCCATTGAAACACCGTCTTTAGATATGGGGACCCTTCTATGCAATGTCACGCAATCGTATCTCCGACTCGGCATCGATGGGAACCTAAGACTCTTCACTTATCGGCCCGTTTTGCGTTATAATGCATGGTTCGAGTTGTACACTTTGTTTGATAGAGACGTGAGTGAAGCGGACTCGACTAGCGGGTCTGGAACTGTTGTTGAAGACGAGTGCCAATTACATTATCGTTGTGGGAAGTTTGGGCTTTGTGAAAACAGTCAATGTGTTGGATGCCCGACGCCAAACGGGGTGGGTGCGTGGAGCAAGGAGTGTGACTCAAAGACACCAGGTTGTAATCCGAGTGGGTTTAAGTACTATGAGCTCAAAGGAGTTGACCATTTCACGGTTAAGTACACATCTGGAAGCGGACGGACGCCTAAGAGTAGTTGCGAGAACAGATGCACAAAGGATTGCAAGTGCCTCGGGTATTTCTATAACACAGATAGCCAGAGGTGTTGGGTTGTTAACGAGTTGGGAACATTGACACGAGTTGGGAACTCGACTCACTTGGCCTACATCAAAACACCCATCTAG